One window of Candidatus Palauibacter scopulicola genomic DNA carries:
- a CDS encoding MBL fold metallo-hydrolase: MFFRQIFDDTLAQYAYLIGCQRTGDAILFDPERDIDRYVDLAASEGLRIVAVAETHIHADFLSGAREFAERFGTRLYLSDEGGPDWRYEWARDGDYDHVSLRDGDRFATGDIDFRALHTPGHTPEHLSFLVTDRGAGADEPMGLLSGDFVFVGDLGRPDLLETAARVTGAMRPAARRLYGSVRSFLDLPDYLQVWPAHGAGSSCGKALGAVPETTVGYERRFSPAIAAALKGEDAFISHILEGQPEPPMYFARMKRDNRDGPAVLGGLPRPRRVSPREAASRAGAGANAGDVVIDTRPDRSAFMARHLPGSVYVPLTKSFCTAAGSVLPEGAAVTLVIDETDLEWAVRRLVRIGFDDVRGFVEHEALQRYFAEGGEAAAIPEIDLEAASRLSTSGQGDVLDVRYAAEYAASHLPGAVNASYTRLPDYADRLPPNGSLLVHCLSGARAAVAASYLAREGRDVHYINDLFTAYAGSLETGGPQ, encoded by the coding sequence ATGTTCTTTCGACAGATTTTCGACGACACGCTCGCGCAGTACGCGTACCTCATCGGGTGCCAGCGTACCGGCGACGCGATCCTCTTCGATCCTGAGCGCGACATCGACCGCTACGTGGACCTCGCGGCGAGCGAGGGACTGCGGATCGTCGCCGTCGCCGAGACCCACATTCACGCCGATTTCCTCTCCGGCGCGAGGGAGTTCGCCGAACGCTTCGGGACCCGGCTCTACCTGTCGGATGAGGGCGGCCCCGACTGGCGCTACGAGTGGGCCCGCGACGGGGACTACGACCACGTGTCGCTCCGGGATGGCGACCGCTTCGCAACCGGCGACATCGACTTCCGGGCGCTGCATACGCCGGGACATACGCCCGAGCACCTGTCGTTTCTGGTCACGGACCGCGGTGCGGGGGCCGACGAGCCGATGGGTCTCCTCTCGGGAGACTTCGTCTTCGTGGGCGACCTCGGCCGGCCGGACCTGCTCGAGACGGCGGCGCGCGTCACGGGGGCGATGAGGCCCGCGGCGCGCCGGCTGTACGGCTCGGTGCGAAGCTTCCTCGACCTGCCCGACTACCTGCAGGTGTGGCCGGCCCACGGCGCCGGTTCCTCGTGCGGGAAGGCGCTCGGGGCCGTGCCGGAGACGACCGTGGGCTATGAACGGCGCTTCAGCCCGGCGATCGCGGCGGCGCTGAAGGGGGAGGACGCGTTCATCTCCCATATTCTCGAGGGACAGCCCGAGCCGCCGATGTACTTCGCCCGCATGAAGCGGGACAACCGGGACGGCCCTGCCGTGCTGGGCGGCCTTCCGCGGCCGCGCCGAGTCTCGCCGCGGGAGGCGGCGTCTCGCGCCGGGGCGGGTGCGAACGCCGGAGACGTCGTGATCGACACGCGGCCGGACCGGTCCGCGTTCATGGCGCGGCACCTGCCGGGGTCGGTCTACGTTCCCCTCACGAAATCGTTCTGCACGGCGGCGGGTTCCGTTCTGCCGGAGGGCGCCGCGGTCACGCTCGTCATCGATGAGACGGATCTCGAGTGGGCGGTGCGACGCCTGGTGCGGATCGGGTTCGACGATGTGAGGGGTTTCGTGGAGCACGAAGCGCTGCAGCGGTACTTTGCCGAGGGCGGGGAGGCGGCCGCGATCCCGGAGATCGACCTCGAGGCCGCGAGCCGGCTGTCGACGAGCGGGCAGGGCGACGTCCTCGACGTGAGATACGCCGCGGAGTATGCCGCCTCGCACCTGCCGGGGGCGGTCAACGCCTCCTATACTCGGCTGCCCGACTACGCGGACCGGCTGCCGCCGAACGGTTCGCTGCTCGTACATTGCCTGAGCGGCGCGCGGGCCGCGGTGGCCGCGAGCTACCTGGCCCGCGAGGGGCGCGACGTGCACTACATCAACGATCTGTTCACCGCGTATGCGGGATCGCTCGAAACCGGAGGACCGCAGTGA